One Vulpes lagopus strain Blue_001 chromosome 18, ASM1834538v1, whole genome shotgun sequence DNA window includes the following coding sequences:
- the ADAM33 gene encoding disintegrin and metalloproteinase domain-containing protein 33 isoform X9, with protein MDKSEARSPGRSHRLLAPGYTETHYNPDGQPVVLVPNHTDHCYYHGHVRGFPDSWVVFSTCSGMRGLIILGCNASYYVHPRSAGDSEDFITHKMFRTQQLLSWKRACGHRDARNQGDMASLSRATQIKERREVRKSPKFLELYIVADHTLFLTQHRNLNHTKQRLLEVANYVDQILRTLDIQVALTGLEVWTEQDQSRVSPDANATLWAFLQWRRGLWARRPHDSAQLLTGRAFQGATVGLAPIEGMCRAESSGGVSTDHSELPIGAAATMAHEIGHSLGLSHDPDGCCVEAAAEQGGCVMAAATGHPFPRVFSACSRRQLRAFFRKGGGACLSNAPDSSLLVPRARCGNGLVEEGEECDCGASQECQDACCLAHNCSLRAGAQCTHGDCCARCLLKPAGVPCRRAVGDCDLPEFCTGASPYCPPDIYLLDGSPCASGRGYCWDGACPTLEEQCQQLWGPGSSPAPEFCFQIVNSAGDAHGNCGQDGKGGFVPCAQRDAQCGKLQCLGGEQHPLPPHTVPVDSSVGLGREEVTCRGVFLLPGVQLDLLDLGLVEPGTPCGPRMVCQNRRCQNTTFLELEQCLTTCHGHGVCNSNKNCHCAPGWAPPSCDQPGFGGSVDSGPMQPENHKTFLLAVILSFLLPLLPGAGLAWCCCRQPRSGLQQCLWGLRRDPSCSRPKDGPNRDRPSSSIHPMELGPAATGEPQPLDLENFARAQEPP; from the exons ATGGACAAATCCGAAGCAAGGTCACCTGGGAGGAGCCA CAGGCTGCTGGCCCCAGGATACACAGAAACCCACTATAATCCAGATGGGCAGCCGGTGGTGCTGGTCCCCAACCACACG GACCACTGCTACTACCATGGGCACGTGAGGGGCTTCCCTGACTCCTGGGTAGTCTTCAGCACCTGCTCTGGGATGAG AGGCCTGATTATACTGGGCTGCAATGCCAGTTATTATGTGCATCCACGGTCAGCTGGAGACTCTGAGGACTTCATCACTCACAAGATGTTCCGGACCCAGCAGCTGCTTAGCTGGAAAAGGGCCTGTGGCCACAGGGATGCCAGGAACCAAGGGGACATGGCCAGCCTTTCTCGTGCCACTCAGATCAAG GAGAGGCGGGAGGTCCGCAAGAGCCCGAAGTTCCTGGAGTTGTACATAGTGGCTGACCACACACTG TTCTTAACCCAGCACCGGAACTTGAACCACACCAAACAGCGCCTCCTGGAGGTGGCCAACTATGTGGACCAG ATTCTCAGGACTCTGGACATTCAGGTGGCACTGACCGGCCTGGAAGTGTGGACGGAGCAGGACCAGAGCCGCGTCTCGCCGGACGCGAACGCCACGCTCTGGGCCTTCCTGCAGTGGCGCCGGGGGCTGTGGGCACGGCGGCCGCACGACTCCGCGCAGTTGCTCAC GGGCCGCGCCTTCCAGGGCGCCACCGTGGGCCTGGCGCCCATCGAGGGCATGTGTCGCGCCGAGAGCTCAGGAGGCGTGAGCACG GACCACTCAGAGCTCCCCATTGGCGCAGCAGCCACCATGGCCCACGAGATAGGTCACAGCCTTGGCCTCAGCCACGACCCTGACGGCTGCTGCGTGGAGGCGGCGGCTGAGCAAGGCGGCTGCGTGATGGCTGCGGCCACCGG GCACCCGTTCCCGCGCGTCTTCAGCGCCTGCAGCCGACGCCAGCTGCGCGCCTTCTTCCGCAAGGGGGGCGGTGCGTGCCTTTCCAACGCGCCCGACTCCAGCCTCCTAGTGCCTCGGGCGCGCTGCGGGAACGGCCTCGTGGAGGAGGGCGAGGAGTGTGACTGCGGCGCCAGCCAG GAATGCCAGGACGCCTGCTGCCTCGCGCACAACTGCTCGCTGCGCGCGGGGGCCCAGTGCACCCACGGGGACTGCTGCGCGCGCTGCCTG CTGAAGCCGGCTGGCGTGCCGTGCCGCCGAGCTGTGGGCGACTGTGACCTCCCAGAGTTCTGCACCGGCGCCTCCCCCTACTGCCCCCCGGACATTTACCTATTGGACGGCTCGCCCTGTGCCAGCGGCCGGGGCTACTGCTGGGACGGCGCGTGTCCTACACTCGAGGAGCAGTGCCAGCAGCTCTGGGGGCCTG gctccagcccagccccagagtTCTGTTTCCAGATCGTGAACTCGGCGGGAGACGCCCACGGGAACTGCGGCCAGGACGGCAAGGGCGGCTTCGTACCTTGTGCGCAgag GGATGCGCAGTGCGGGAAGCTGCAGTGCCTGGGAGGGGAGCAGCACCCACTCCCACCACACACGGTGCCCGTGGACTCCTCTGTTGGGCTAGGCAGGGAGGAGGTGACCTGTAGGGGAGTGTTCTTGCTGCCCGGTGTCCAGCTGGACCTGCTGGACTTGGGCCTGGTagagccaggcaccccatgtggACCTAGAATG GTGTGCCAGAACAGGCGCTGCCAAAACACTACCTTCTTGGAGCTGGAGCAATGCCTGACAACCTGCCATGGTCATGGG GTTTGCAACAGTAACAAGAACTGCCACTGTGCTCCGGGCTGGGCTCCACCCTCCTGTGACCAACCAGGATTTGGTGGCAGTGTGGACAGTGGTCCTATGCAGCCTGAAA ACCACAAGACCTTCCTGCTGGCGGTGATCCTTAGCTTCCTGCTGCCTCTACTCCCCGGGGCTGGCCTGGCCTGGTGCTGCTGCCGGCAGCCCAGATCCGGTCTCCAGCAATGCCTCTGGGGCTTGAGGAGGGATCCCTCCTGTAGCAG GCCCAAAGATGGCCCAAACAGGGACCGCCCCTCCAGCAGCATTCACCCCATGGAGCTGGGCCCAGCAGCCACTGGAGAGCCCCAGCCTCTGG ACCTGGAGAACTTTGCCAGAGCCCAGGAGCCACCTTGA
- the ADAM33 gene encoding disintegrin and metalloproteinase domain-containing protein 33 isoform X8, translated as MGSRWCWSPTTRRGRSQPPTMPSLWPLPVQPWLSFGAGSLALQDHCYYHGHVRGFPDSWVVFSTCSGMRGLIILGCNASYYVHPRSAGDSEDFITHKMFRTQQLLSWKRACGHRDARNQGDMASLSRATQIKERREVRKSPKFLELYIVADHTLFLTQHRNLNHTKQRLLEVANYVDQILRTLDIQVALTGLEVWTEQDQSRVSPDANATLWAFLQWRRGLWARRPHDSAQLLTGRAFQGATVGLAPIEGMCRAESSGGVSTDHSELPIGAAATMAHEIGHSLGLSHDPDGCCVEAAAEQGGCVMAAATGHPFPRVFSACSRRQLRAFFRKGGGACLSNAPDSSLLVPRARCGNGLVEEGEECDCGASQECQDACCLAHNCSLRAGAQCTHGDCCARCLLKPAGVPCRRAVGDCDLPEFCTGASPYCPPDIYLLDGSPCASGRGYCWDGACPTLEEQCQQLWGPGSSPAPEFCFQIVNSAGDAHGNCGQDGKGGFVPCAQRDAQCGKLQCLGGEQHPLPPHTVPVDSSVGLGREEVTCRGVFLLPGVQLDLLDLGLVEPGTPCGPRMVCQNRRCQNTTFLELEQCLTTCHGHGVCNSNKNCHCAPGWAPPSCDQPGFGGSVDSGPMQPENHKTFLLAVILSFLLPLLPGAGLAWCCCRQPRSGLQQCLWGLRRDPSCSRPKDGPNRDRPSSSIHPMELGPAATGEPQPLDLENFARAQEPP; from the exons ATGGGCAGCCGGTGGTGCTGGTCCCCAACCACACG GAGAGGCAGGAGCCAGCCCCCCACCATGCCCTCTCTCTGGCCCCTCCCAGTTCAGCCCTGGCTGAGCTTTGGGGCTGGGTCCCTTGCTCTCCAGGACCACTGCTACTACCATGGGCACGTGAGGGGCTTCCCTGACTCCTGGGTAGTCTTCAGCACCTGCTCTGGGATGAG AGGCCTGATTATACTGGGCTGCAATGCCAGTTATTATGTGCATCCACGGTCAGCTGGAGACTCTGAGGACTTCATCACTCACAAGATGTTCCGGACCCAGCAGCTGCTTAGCTGGAAAAGGGCCTGTGGCCACAGGGATGCCAGGAACCAAGGGGACATGGCCAGCCTTTCTCGTGCCACTCAGATCAAG GAGAGGCGGGAGGTCCGCAAGAGCCCGAAGTTCCTGGAGTTGTACATAGTGGCTGACCACACACTG TTCTTAACCCAGCACCGGAACTTGAACCACACCAAACAGCGCCTCCTGGAGGTGGCCAACTATGTGGACCAG ATTCTCAGGACTCTGGACATTCAGGTGGCACTGACCGGCCTGGAAGTGTGGACGGAGCAGGACCAGAGCCGCGTCTCGCCGGACGCGAACGCCACGCTCTGGGCCTTCCTGCAGTGGCGCCGGGGGCTGTGGGCACGGCGGCCGCACGACTCCGCGCAGTTGCTCAC GGGCCGCGCCTTCCAGGGCGCCACCGTGGGCCTGGCGCCCATCGAGGGCATGTGTCGCGCCGAGAGCTCAGGAGGCGTGAGCACG GACCACTCAGAGCTCCCCATTGGCGCAGCAGCCACCATGGCCCACGAGATAGGTCACAGCCTTGGCCTCAGCCACGACCCTGACGGCTGCTGCGTGGAGGCGGCGGCTGAGCAAGGCGGCTGCGTGATGGCTGCGGCCACCGG GCACCCGTTCCCGCGCGTCTTCAGCGCCTGCAGCCGACGCCAGCTGCGCGCCTTCTTCCGCAAGGGGGGCGGTGCGTGCCTTTCCAACGCGCCCGACTCCAGCCTCCTAGTGCCTCGGGCGCGCTGCGGGAACGGCCTCGTGGAGGAGGGCGAGGAGTGTGACTGCGGCGCCAGCCAG GAATGCCAGGACGCCTGCTGCCTCGCGCACAACTGCTCGCTGCGCGCGGGGGCCCAGTGCACCCACGGGGACTGCTGCGCGCGCTGCCTG CTGAAGCCGGCTGGCGTGCCGTGCCGCCGAGCTGTGGGCGACTGTGACCTCCCAGAGTTCTGCACCGGCGCCTCCCCCTACTGCCCCCCGGACATTTACCTATTGGACGGCTCGCCCTGTGCCAGCGGCCGGGGCTACTGCTGGGACGGCGCGTGTCCTACACTCGAGGAGCAGTGCCAGCAGCTCTGGGGGCCTG gctccagcccagccccagagtTCTGTTTCCAGATCGTGAACTCGGCGGGAGACGCCCACGGGAACTGCGGCCAGGACGGCAAGGGCGGCTTCGTACCTTGTGCGCAgag GGATGCGCAGTGCGGGAAGCTGCAGTGCCTGGGAGGGGAGCAGCACCCACTCCCACCACACACGGTGCCCGTGGACTCCTCTGTTGGGCTAGGCAGGGAGGAGGTGACCTGTAGGGGAGTGTTCTTGCTGCCCGGTGTCCAGCTGGACCTGCTGGACTTGGGCCTGGTagagccaggcaccccatgtggACCTAGAATG GTGTGCCAGAACAGGCGCTGCCAAAACACTACCTTCTTGGAGCTGGAGCAATGCCTGACAACCTGCCATGGTCATGGG GTTTGCAACAGTAACAAGAACTGCCACTGTGCTCCGGGCTGGGCTCCACCCTCCTGTGACCAACCAGGATTTGGTGGCAGTGTGGACAGTGGTCCTATGCAGCCTGAAA ACCACAAGACCTTCCTGCTGGCGGTGATCCTTAGCTTCCTGCTGCCTCTACTCCCCGGGGCTGGCCTGGCCTGGTGCTGCTGCCGGCAGCCCAGATCCGGTCTCCAGCAATGCCTCTGGGGCTTGAGGAGGGATCCCTCCTGTAGCAG GCCCAAAGATGGCCCAAACAGGGACCGCCCCTCCAGCAGCATTCACCCCATGGAGCTGGGCCCAGCAGCCACTGGAGAGCCCCAGCCTCTGG ACCTGGAGAACTTTGCCAGAGCCCAGGAGCCACCTTGA
- the ADAM33 gene encoding disintegrin and metalloproteinase domain-containing protein 33 isoform X7, protein MDKSEARSPGRSQSVPAGCWPQDTQKPTIIQMGSRWCWSPTTRRGRSQPPTMPSLWPLPVQPWLSFGAGSLALQDHCYYHGHVRGFPDSWVVFSTCSGMRGLIILGCNASYYVHPRSAGDSEDFITHKMFRTQQLLSWKRACGHRDARNQGDMASLSRATQIKERREVRKSPKFLELYIVADHTLFLTQHRNLNHTKQRLLEVANYVDQILRTLDIQVALTGLEVWTEQDQSRVSPDANATLWAFLQWRRGLWARRPHDSAQLLTGRAFQGATVGLAPIEGMCRAESSGGVSTDHSELPIGAAATMAHEIGHSLGLSHDPDGCCVEAAAEQGGCVMAAATGHPFPRVFSACSRRQLRAFFRKGGGACLSNAPDSSLLVPRARCGNGLVEEGEECDCGASQECQDACCLAHNCSLRAGAQCTHGDCCARCLLKPAGVPCRRAVGDCDLPEFCTGASPYCPPDIYLLDGSPCASGRGYCWDGACPTLEEQCQQLWGPGSSPAPEFCFQIVNSAGDAHGNCGQDGKGGFVPCAQRDAQCGKLQCLGGEQHPLPPHTVPVDSSVGLGREEVTCRGVFLLPGVQLDLLDLGLVEPGTPCGPRMVCQNRRCQNTTFLELEQCLTTCHGHGVCNSNKNCHCAPGWAPPSCDQPGFGGSVDSGPMQPENHKTFLLAVILSFLLPLLPGAGLAWCCCRQPRSGLQQCLWGLRRDPSCSRPKDGPNRDRPSSSIHPMELGPAATGEPQPLDLENFARAQEPP, encoded by the exons ATGGACAAATCCGAAGCAAGGTCACCTGGGAGGAGCCAGTCAGTGCCAG CAGGCTGCTGGCCCCAGGATACACAGAAACCCACTATAATCCAGATGGGCAGCCGGTGGTGCTGGTCCCCAACCACACG GAGAGGCAGGAGCCAGCCCCCCACCATGCCCTCTCTCTGGCCCCTCCCAGTTCAGCCCTGGCTGAGCTTTGGGGCTGGGTCCCTTGCTCTCCAGGACCACTGCTACTACCATGGGCACGTGAGGGGCTTCCCTGACTCCTGGGTAGTCTTCAGCACCTGCTCTGGGATGAG AGGCCTGATTATACTGGGCTGCAATGCCAGTTATTATGTGCATCCACGGTCAGCTGGAGACTCTGAGGACTTCATCACTCACAAGATGTTCCGGACCCAGCAGCTGCTTAGCTGGAAAAGGGCCTGTGGCCACAGGGATGCCAGGAACCAAGGGGACATGGCCAGCCTTTCTCGTGCCACTCAGATCAAG GAGAGGCGGGAGGTCCGCAAGAGCCCGAAGTTCCTGGAGTTGTACATAGTGGCTGACCACACACTG TTCTTAACCCAGCACCGGAACTTGAACCACACCAAACAGCGCCTCCTGGAGGTGGCCAACTATGTGGACCAG ATTCTCAGGACTCTGGACATTCAGGTGGCACTGACCGGCCTGGAAGTGTGGACGGAGCAGGACCAGAGCCGCGTCTCGCCGGACGCGAACGCCACGCTCTGGGCCTTCCTGCAGTGGCGCCGGGGGCTGTGGGCACGGCGGCCGCACGACTCCGCGCAGTTGCTCAC GGGCCGCGCCTTCCAGGGCGCCACCGTGGGCCTGGCGCCCATCGAGGGCATGTGTCGCGCCGAGAGCTCAGGAGGCGTGAGCACG GACCACTCAGAGCTCCCCATTGGCGCAGCAGCCACCATGGCCCACGAGATAGGTCACAGCCTTGGCCTCAGCCACGACCCTGACGGCTGCTGCGTGGAGGCGGCGGCTGAGCAAGGCGGCTGCGTGATGGCTGCGGCCACCGG GCACCCGTTCCCGCGCGTCTTCAGCGCCTGCAGCCGACGCCAGCTGCGCGCCTTCTTCCGCAAGGGGGGCGGTGCGTGCCTTTCCAACGCGCCCGACTCCAGCCTCCTAGTGCCTCGGGCGCGCTGCGGGAACGGCCTCGTGGAGGAGGGCGAGGAGTGTGACTGCGGCGCCAGCCAG GAATGCCAGGACGCCTGCTGCCTCGCGCACAACTGCTCGCTGCGCGCGGGGGCCCAGTGCACCCACGGGGACTGCTGCGCGCGCTGCCTG CTGAAGCCGGCTGGCGTGCCGTGCCGCCGAGCTGTGGGCGACTGTGACCTCCCAGAGTTCTGCACCGGCGCCTCCCCCTACTGCCCCCCGGACATTTACCTATTGGACGGCTCGCCCTGTGCCAGCGGCCGGGGCTACTGCTGGGACGGCGCGTGTCCTACACTCGAGGAGCAGTGCCAGCAGCTCTGGGGGCCTG gctccagcccagccccagagtTCTGTTTCCAGATCGTGAACTCGGCGGGAGACGCCCACGGGAACTGCGGCCAGGACGGCAAGGGCGGCTTCGTACCTTGTGCGCAgag GGATGCGCAGTGCGGGAAGCTGCAGTGCCTGGGAGGGGAGCAGCACCCACTCCCACCACACACGGTGCCCGTGGACTCCTCTGTTGGGCTAGGCAGGGAGGAGGTGACCTGTAGGGGAGTGTTCTTGCTGCCCGGTGTCCAGCTGGACCTGCTGGACTTGGGCCTGGTagagccaggcaccccatgtggACCTAGAATG GTGTGCCAGAACAGGCGCTGCCAAAACACTACCTTCTTGGAGCTGGAGCAATGCCTGACAACCTGCCATGGTCATGGG GTTTGCAACAGTAACAAGAACTGCCACTGTGCTCCGGGCTGGGCTCCACCCTCCTGTGACCAACCAGGATTTGGTGGCAGTGTGGACAGTGGTCCTATGCAGCCTGAAA ACCACAAGACCTTCCTGCTGGCGGTGATCCTTAGCTTCCTGCTGCCTCTACTCCCCGGGGCTGGCCTGGCCTGGTGCTGCTGCCGGCAGCCCAGATCCGGTCTCCAGCAATGCCTCTGGGGCTTGAGGAGGGATCCCTCCTGTAGCAG GCCCAAAGATGGCCCAAACAGGGACCGCCCCTCCAGCAGCATTCACCCCATGGAGCTGGGCCCAGCAGCCACTGGAGAGCCCCAGCCTCTGG ACCTGGAGAACTTTGCCAGAGCCCAGGAGCCACCTTGA
- the ADAM33 gene encoding disintegrin and metalloproteinase domain-containing protein 33 isoform X10, whose product MDKSEARSPGRSQLLAPGYTETHYNPDGQPVVLVPNHTDHCYYHGHVRGFPDSWVVFSTCSGMRGLIILGCNASYYVHPRSAGDSEDFITHKMFRTQQLLSWKRACGHRDARNQGDMASLSRATQIKERREVRKSPKFLELYIVADHTLFLTQHRNLNHTKQRLLEVANYVDQILRTLDIQVALTGLEVWTEQDQSRVSPDANATLWAFLQWRRGLWARRPHDSAQLLTGRAFQGATVGLAPIEGMCRAESSGGVSTDHSELPIGAAATMAHEIGHSLGLSHDPDGCCVEAAAEQGGCVMAAATGHPFPRVFSACSRRQLRAFFRKGGGACLSNAPDSSLLVPRARCGNGLVEEGEECDCGASQECQDACCLAHNCSLRAGAQCTHGDCCARCLLKPAGVPCRRAVGDCDLPEFCTGASPYCPPDIYLLDGSPCASGRGYCWDGACPTLEEQCQQLWGPGSSPAPEFCFQIVNSAGDAHGNCGQDGKGGFVPCAQRDAQCGKLQCLGGEQHPLPPHTVPVDSSVGLGREEVTCRGVFLLPGVQLDLLDLGLVEPGTPCGPRMVCQNRRCQNTTFLELEQCLTTCHGHGVCNSNKNCHCAPGWAPPSCDQPGFGGSVDSGPMQPENHKTFLLAVILSFLLPLLPGAGLAWCCCRQPRSGLQQCLWGLRRDPSCSRPKDGPNRDRPSSSIHPMELGPAATGEPQPLDLENFARAQEPP is encoded by the exons ATGGACAAATCCGAAGCAAGGTCACCTGGGAGGAGCCA GCTGCTGGCCCCAGGATACACAGAAACCCACTATAATCCAGATGGGCAGCCGGTGGTGCTGGTCCCCAACCACACG GACCACTGCTACTACCATGGGCACGTGAGGGGCTTCCCTGACTCCTGGGTAGTCTTCAGCACCTGCTCTGGGATGAG AGGCCTGATTATACTGGGCTGCAATGCCAGTTATTATGTGCATCCACGGTCAGCTGGAGACTCTGAGGACTTCATCACTCACAAGATGTTCCGGACCCAGCAGCTGCTTAGCTGGAAAAGGGCCTGTGGCCACAGGGATGCCAGGAACCAAGGGGACATGGCCAGCCTTTCTCGTGCCACTCAGATCAAG GAGAGGCGGGAGGTCCGCAAGAGCCCGAAGTTCCTGGAGTTGTACATAGTGGCTGACCACACACTG TTCTTAACCCAGCACCGGAACTTGAACCACACCAAACAGCGCCTCCTGGAGGTGGCCAACTATGTGGACCAG ATTCTCAGGACTCTGGACATTCAGGTGGCACTGACCGGCCTGGAAGTGTGGACGGAGCAGGACCAGAGCCGCGTCTCGCCGGACGCGAACGCCACGCTCTGGGCCTTCCTGCAGTGGCGCCGGGGGCTGTGGGCACGGCGGCCGCACGACTCCGCGCAGTTGCTCAC GGGCCGCGCCTTCCAGGGCGCCACCGTGGGCCTGGCGCCCATCGAGGGCATGTGTCGCGCCGAGAGCTCAGGAGGCGTGAGCACG GACCACTCAGAGCTCCCCATTGGCGCAGCAGCCACCATGGCCCACGAGATAGGTCACAGCCTTGGCCTCAGCCACGACCCTGACGGCTGCTGCGTGGAGGCGGCGGCTGAGCAAGGCGGCTGCGTGATGGCTGCGGCCACCGG GCACCCGTTCCCGCGCGTCTTCAGCGCCTGCAGCCGACGCCAGCTGCGCGCCTTCTTCCGCAAGGGGGGCGGTGCGTGCCTTTCCAACGCGCCCGACTCCAGCCTCCTAGTGCCTCGGGCGCGCTGCGGGAACGGCCTCGTGGAGGAGGGCGAGGAGTGTGACTGCGGCGCCAGCCAG GAATGCCAGGACGCCTGCTGCCTCGCGCACAACTGCTCGCTGCGCGCGGGGGCCCAGTGCACCCACGGGGACTGCTGCGCGCGCTGCCTG CTGAAGCCGGCTGGCGTGCCGTGCCGCCGAGCTGTGGGCGACTGTGACCTCCCAGAGTTCTGCACCGGCGCCTCCCCCTACTGCCCCCCGGACATTTACCTATTGGACGGCTCGCCCTGTGCCAGCGGCCGGGGCTACTGCTGGGACGGCGCGTGTCCTACACTCGAGGAGCAGTGCCAGCAGCTCTGGGGGCCTG gctccagcccagccccagagtTCTGTTTCCAGATCGTGAACTCGGCGGGAGACGCCCACGGGAACTGCGGCCAGGACGGCAAGGGCGGCTTCGTACCTTGTGCGCAgag GGATGCGCAGTGCGGGAAGCTGCAGTGCCTGGGAGGGGAGCAGCACCCACTCCCACCACACACGGTGCCCGTGGACTCCTCTGTTGGGCTAGGCAGGGAGGAGGTGACCTGTAGGGGAGTGTTCTTGCTGCCCGGTGTCCAGCTGGACCTGCTGGACTTGGGCCTGGTagagccaggcaccccatgtggACCTAGAATG GTGTGCCAGAACAGGCGCTGCCAAAACACTACCTTCTTGGAGCTGGAGCAATGCCTGACAACCTGCCATGGTCATGGG GTTTGCAACAGTAACAAGAACTGCCACTGTGCTCCGGGCTGGGCTCCACCCTCCTGTGACCAACCAGGATTTGGTGGCAGTGTGGACAGTGGTCCTATGCAGCCTGAAA ACCACAAGACCTTCCTGCTGGCGGTGATCCTTAGCTTCCTGCTGCCTCTACTCCCCGGGGCTGGCCTGGCCTGGTGCTGCTGCCGGCAGCCCAGATCCGGTCTCCAGCAATGCCTCTGGGGCTTGAGGAGGGATCCCTCCTGTAGCAG GCCCAAAGATGGCCCAAACAGGGACCGCCCCTCCAGCAGCATTCACCCCATGGAGCTGGGCCCAGCAGCCACTGGAGAGCCCCAGCCTCTGG ACCTGGAGAACTTTGCCAGAGCCCAGGAGCCACCTTGA